One stretch of Arachis hypogaea cultivar Tifrunner chromosome 20, arahy.Tifrunner.gnm2.J5K5, whole genome shotgun sequence DNA includes these proteins:
- the LOC112786262 gene encoding phosphatidylinositol/phosphatidylcholine transfer protein SFH12 encodes MSLEIEDFRDVGEAKIVDEFRQALILNELLPSKHDDYHMLLRFILSNGLKNFSKHARELITALQKIDGNNYSETLSQMYIINAGSGFRMLWSTVKSFLDPKTPSKIHVLGNKYQSKLLEVIDASELLEFFGGTCTCSDHGGCMHSDKGPWKDPYIMMIYRWFRMGSTKFQTIKLRQFQRAKMRFDKIINKEISSTMVYVFQTQKEGLDQESEIPSPKELRSRSFGASTQEA; translated from the exons ATGTCCCTTGAAATAGAGGATTTTCGTGATGTTGGTGAGGCCAAAATTGTTGATGAGTTTCGCCAAGCTCTCATTTTGAATGAGCTTCTCCCTTCCAAGCACGATGACTATCACATGTTGCTCAGGTTCATTCTTAGTAAT GGGCTTAAGAACTTCAGCAAACATGCCAGAGAGCTCATCACTGCCCTTCAGAAGATTGATGGCAACAACTATTCTGAA ACCTTGAGCCAAATGTACATCATCAATGCTGGTTCTGGATTCAGAATGTTGTGGAGCACTGTCAAATCCTTCCTTGACCCAAAGACCCCATCAAAGATCCAT GTACTTGGCAACAAGTATCAAAGCAAATTACTAGAAGTGATTGATGCTAG TGAGTTGCTAGAGTTTTTTGGAGGTACTTGTACCTGTTCTGATCATGGAGGCTGCATGCATTCTGATAAGGGTCCATGGAAGGATCCATATATAATGATG ATTTACCGATGGTTCAGAATGGGTTCCACAAAATTTCAAACCATAAAATTGAGACAATTCCAGAGAGCAAAAATGAG ATTTGACAAGATCATCAATAAAGAAATTTCTTCTACTATGGTTTATgtctttcaaactcaaaaggag ggaTTGGATCAAGAGAGTGAAATTCCATCACCAAAAGAGTTAAGAAGTAGATCTTTTGGAGCTAGCACCCAAGAAGCATGA